A section of the Verrucomicrobium sp. GAS474 genome encodes:
- a CDS encoding LacI family DNA-binding transcriptional regulator, with translation MHLDPLSNTPGDWKEAPRARALRLLQSWIKTGELGRGTLLPSERQLAIRLGVSVATTQRALSLLEQEGLLVRKDRHTRRVAEAAIDSSVLSHTILIFTGTEPNSDIDPHSGFIKDIGHGALKAIGDASLHAMVLHPGQMTSIDFAQLLQHRPMGVLVSDLEAYDRLLFPELIRAMTQASVPFVVFGEHGFAPVHDQILTDHETGEYEIVRWLVNRGRRRLLCVFPDTRPELAAARYGGYCRAMAEAGLEALPMVRDEMNDLVQESTPAVFRVRTAYFRGLLAPLLKDSDIDAILAINDRQAFEIGAACRSLGHLEGDRLLVAGYDNFYREANPWERDLFPAVPAATVDKRNYDIGLALVQLLLERIEGRLPQESQVRKVSPVFLPLR, from the coding sequence ATGCATCTCGATCCCCTTTCCAACACCCCGGGCGATTGGAAAGAAGCCCCCAGGGCCAGGGCCTTGCGGCTGCTCCAAAGTTGGATCAAGACAGGAGAACTAGGCCGGGGAACCCTCCTGCCGTCCGAACGCCAGCTGGCCATCCGCCTTGGCGTCAGCGTGGCGACGACCCAGCGCGCCCTCTCCCTCCTGGAACAGGAAGGGCTCCTCGTCCGAAAAGACCGTCATACCCGCCGGGTCGCCGAAGCGGCCATTGATTCCTCGGTCCTCTCCCACACCATCCTCATCTTCACCGGCACCGAACCCAATTCCGACATTGATCCCCACTCCGGCTTCATCAAGGACATTGGACATGGCGCCCTCAAGGCAATCGGCGACGCCTCCCTTCACGCGATGGTCCTCCACCCCGGCCAGATGACCTCCATCGACTTCGCCCAGCTGCTCCAACATCGTCCGATGGGCGTCCTCGTCTCCGATCTCGAGGCCTACGACCGGCTCCTCTTCCCCGAATTGATTCGCGCCATGACCCAGGCCTCCGTTCCCTTCGTGGTCTTCGGCGAACACGGCTTTGCCCCCGTCCACGACCAGATCCTCACCGACCATGAAACGGGAGAGTACGAGATCGTCCGGTGGCTCGTGAACCGGGGACGCCGCCGCCTTCTCTGCGTCTTCCCCGACACCCGCCCGGAACTCGCGGCAGCCCGCTACGGCGGCTATTGCCGGGCCATGGCCGAAGCTGGATTGGAAGCGCTGCCCATGGTCCGCGACGAGATGAACGACCTGGTCCAGGAATCGACACCGGCAGTGTTCCGGGTCCGTACCGCCTACTTCCGCGGGCTCCTCGCCCCTCTCCTGAAAGACTCCGACATCGACGCCATCCTCGCCATCAACGACCGCCAGGCCTTCGAAATCGGAGCCGCCTGCCGCTCCCTCGGACACCTCGAAGGCGACCGCCTCCTCGTGGCGGGCTACGACAATTTCTACCGCGAGGCCAACCCTTGGGAGCGCGACCTCTTCCCCGCCGTCCCCGCCGCCACCGTCGATAAGCGCAACTACGACATCGGCCTCGCCCTCGTCCAGCTCCTCCTCGAACGGATCGAAGGCCGCCTCCCGCAAGAATCCCAGGTCCGCAAAGTCTCCCCCGTCTTCCTCCCCCTCCGCTAG